From a single Pseudomonadota bacterium genomic region:
- a CDS encoding sensor domain-containing diguanylate cyclase, which produces MSKEKSLPQETKIQEYDPDFFHRFADLSYTWEAWRNPAGKFIYVSPSCERISGYSAEEFYHDDKLMEKIIHPNQLNRWLNHQHKILQSGEHESLDFLIVTKSGIEKWISHYCYTVYAKTGEPIGIRSSNNEITVRKQTEEALEKAARIDPLTGLLNRRALMARIKSEETRFLRSKRSFCLLMADIDHFKRVNDTYGHDAGDYILKELCHLLTDKLRLQDSIGRWGGEEFLIMLPETGIDGASFVAEKLRMVIQNHDFLYHEHQLSITVSFGISTYKDKMTIDSCLKKADDNLYRAKKQGRNRVAY; this is translated from the coding sequence ATGAGCAAAGAAAAATCTCTGCCGCAAGAAACAAAAATTCAGGAATATGATCCTGATTTTTTTCACCGATTCGCCGACCTGAGCTACACTTGGGAAGCATGGCGCAATCCAGCCGGAAAATTCATCTACGTTTCGCCTTCATGTGAACGGATCAGCGGCTATTCTGCTGAAGAATTCTATCATGATGATAAACTGATGGAGAAGATTATCCATCCGAATCAGCTCAATAGGTGGCTGAATCACCAGCATAAAATTTTGCAAAGTGGCGAGCATGAATCCCTGGATTTTCTCATTGTCACCAAATCAGGCATTGAAAAGTGGATCAGTCATTACTGTTATACGGTCTATGCGAAAACCGGGGAACCAATAGGAATCCGCAGCAGCAATAATGAGATTACGGTCCGCAAACAAACCGAGGAAGCATTGGAAAAAGCGGCCAGGATTGATCCGTTGACCGGTCTTTTAAACCGTCGCGCTCTCATGGCCAGGATTAAAAGTGAGGAAACCCGTTTTTTACGCAGTAAACGCTCTTTCTGCCTGCTGATGGCTGATATTGATCATTTCAAGCGGGTCAATGATACCTATGGCCATGATGCCGGGGACTACATCCTGAAAGAACTGTGCCATTTGCTGACCGACAAACTACGTTTACAGGACAGCATTGGTCGCTGGGGAGGAGAAGAATTTCTTATTATGCTCCCGGAAACCGGTATTGACGGGGCGAGCTTTGTGGCGGAAAAGCTGAGAATGGTAATTCAAAACCATGATTTTCTCTACCATGAGCATCAACTGTCCATCACTGTCAGCTTTGGCATCAGTACATACAAGGACAAAATGACCATTGA
- the ligA gene encoding NAD-dependent DNA ligase LigA yields the protein MPNEIVERCSQLRKDLHYHNYRYYVLDQPVISDFAYDAMLQELEDLERKYPELITPDSPTQRVGAAPLNKFSRIDHRLPMFSLSNTYNTQEIIDFEQRLQKLLSEEQKITYVVEPKLDGLAVELVYEQGIFVRGSTRGDGLTGEDITHNLKTIGSLPLCFLPQSTPFPDRIDIRGEVIMPLQELENLNRSRAREKLPLFANPRNAAAGSLRQLDPRIAARRHLDLFCYAAGFQEGIAFDNQWELLSQLEKWGLKVTTNRYLAHSSKEIIEHCREIEILRNQLPYEIDGAVIKVNSLALQRQLGEKSRSPRWSIAYKFKAQEETTKLTAIIVQVGRTGALTPVAIMEPVRVGGVEISRATLHNFDDLQNKDVRIGDQVVVKRAGDVIPEIVAPITALRDGSERPFPPPIHCPVCGAHVIREPEGVIYRCTAGLACPAQLTGSIFHFGSKRAMDIDGLGIKLVEQLAGEGIVKDLADLYTLNADILAGLERCGEKSAHNLLTAIEESKQRPLPRFIYGLGIRHVGEHLAKVVVDNFPDLLKSGPPDIDSLTAIPEIGPQVAQSIYEFFQEEKNLQVIRKLLDHGVNPKAAVNPLDGQQPLAGKIFVITGTLSQPRTRFKSQLEEAGARVSGTISQQTDYLLAGENPGSKLKRARDLEVMVISEEELKKL from the coding sequence ATGCCAAATGAAATTGTAGAACGATGTTCACAGCTTCGCAAAGATTTACATTACCATAACTACCGTTATTACGTCCTTGATCAGCCGGTCATTTCCGACTTCGCTTACGATGCTATGCTGCAGGAGCTGGAAGACCTGGAGAGAAAGTATCCTGAGCTGATCACCCCGGACTCTCCCACTCAGCGAGTCGGGGCTGCCCCCTTAAATAAATTCAGTCGGATAGATCACCGGCTGCCCATGTTCAGCCTTTCCAACACCTACAATACCCAGGAAATTATCGATTTTGAACAGCGTTTGCAAAAATTACTTAGTGAAGAGCAAAAAATCACCTATGTGGTGGAACCAAAACTTGATGGTCTGGCGGTGGAACTGGTGTATGAACAAGGGATATTTGTCCGTGGTTCAACCCGCGGAGACGGCCTTACCGGCGAGGATATCACCCATAATTTAAAAACCATCGGCTCCCTGCCACTCTGTTTTCTCCCCCAGTCAACGCCGTTTCCTGACCGCATTGACATCCGCGGTGAAGTCATCATGCCCCTCCAGGAGTTGGAAAATCTTAACCGCAGCCGGGCCCGGGAAAAATTGCCACTGTTTGCCAATCCCCGTAATGCCGCCGCCGGTTCCCTGCGCCAGCTGGACCCCCGGATTGCCGCCCGTCGTCATCTCGATCTTTTCTGTTATGCGGCGGGCTTTCAGGAAGGCATAGCTTTTGACAACCAATGGGAGCTCCTGTCTCAACTTGAAAAATGGGGATTGAAAGTTACAACCAACCGTTACCTGGCCCACAGCAGTAAAGAAATCATTGAACATTGCCGGGAAATCGAAATCTTACGGAACCAACTCCCGTATGAAATTGATGGAGCGGTCATCAAGGTTAACTCGCTGGCACTGCAGCGGCAACTGGGAGAAAAATCCCGCAGCCCCCGCTGGTCAATTGCCTATAAGTTCAAAGCCCAGGAGGAAACCACAAAGTTAACTGCTATTATTGTTCAAGTAGGCCGTACAGGGGCCCTGACACCGGTGGCCATCATGGAACCGGTGAGGGTGGGTGGTGTCGAAATAAGCCGGGCCACCCTCCATAATTTTGACGACCTGCAGAATAAGGACGTCCGCATCGGCGACCAGGTTGTTGTCAAACGGGCCGGCGATGTTATTCCGGAGATCGTTGCTCCAATTACAGCTCTGCGTGATGGAAGCGAAAGGCCTTTTCCACCCCCAATCCATTGTCCCGTCTGCGGTGCCCATGTAATCCGGGAACCTGAAGGAGTCATCTACCGCTGTACCGCCGGACTGGCCTGCCCGGCCCAGCTGACCGGCAGTATTTTTCATTTCGGCAGCAAACGGGCAATGGACATTGATGGTCTGGGCATCAAGCTGGTTGAACAACTGGCGGGAGAGGGAATCGTAAAAGATCTTGCCGACCTTTACACCCTAAATGCAGATATCCTGGCCGGACTTGAGCGCTGCGGAGAAAAATCGGCCCATAATCTGCTGACAGCCATTGAAGAAAGTAAACAACGTCCTTTACCCCGTTTTATTTATGGGCTCGGCATTCGTCATGTGGGAGAACATCTGGCAAAAGTGGTGGTCGATAATTTTCCTGACCTCCTGAAGTCTGGACCGCCTGACATTGACTCATTAACGGCAATTCCGGAAATCGGCCCACAGGTAGCCCAAAGTATCTATGAATTCTTCCAGGAAGAAAAAAATCTGCAGGTCATCCGGAAACTGCTGGATCATGGAGTAAACCCCAAAGCAGCAGTCAACCCCCTTGATGGTCAGCAGCCCCTGGCCGGCAAAATCTTTGTCATTACCGGCACCCTCTCACAACCCCGCACCCGATTTAAAAGCCAATTGGAGGAAGCTGGAGCCCGGGTATCCGGCACTATCAGCCAACAAACCGATTATCTGCTTGCCGGGGAAAATCCCGGCAGCAAATTAAAGCGGGCCCGGGATTTGGAAGTTATGGTTATTTCTGAAGAAGAGTTGAAAAAGCTATGA
- a CDS encoding helix-turn-helix domain-containing protein has product MDKKPGDVLTIEELSIYLKIPKSTLYKLVREGKVPSQKVGRHWRFRKKAIDRWLDETRAEEPDTKEEQ; this is encoded by the coding sequence ATGGATAAAAAGCCAGGCGATGTCCTGACCATCGAAGAGCTCTCCATATATCTGAAAATCCCGAAATCCACACTCTATAAGCTCGTTCGGGAAGGTAAGGTTCCGTCTCAGAAGGTGGGACGGCATTGGCGTTTCCGGAAGAAGGCCATCGACCGATGGTTGGATGAAACACGAGCCGAAGAGCCGGATACAAAGGAAGAACAGTAA